Proteins encoded by one window of Pecten maximus chromosome 15, xPecMax1.1, whole genome shotgun sequence:
- the LOC117343820 gene encoding twist-related protein-like → MVLTDLSMFAQHQLQGMRCSEQASPPLDYSDHQGHDVITTIKQECQESYSKSRKNKRKRSEENNNVSVDVSKPFELYHDLESMSSSSSLSSSASLSPGSDCSTDIHCSKKARKSLSSKASQQNVVDIQNQRVMANVRERQRTQSLNEGFSSLRKIIPTLPSDKLSKIQTLKLATRYIDFLYQVLRTDDSSDNSNKMAASCNYVSDDRLSYAFSAWRMEGAWSMPTH, encoded by the coding sequence ATGGTTCTCACGGATCTCAGCATGTTCGCCCAACATCAGCTTCAGGGGATGCGGTGTTCTGAACAAGCCTCTCCCCCACTGGACTACTCTGACCATCAGGgtcatgacgtcataactaCCATCAAACAAGAGTGCCAGGAAAGTTATTCAAAGTCGCgaaaaaacaaaaggaaacgATCAGAGGAAAATAATAATGTGAGTGTCGACGTTAGCAAACCCTTCGAACTTTATCATGACCTAGAATCAAtgtcatcgtcatcatcattgTCGTCATCAGCATCACTCTCGCCTGGTTCAGACTGCTCTACAGACATTCACTGCAGTAAAAAGGCAAGGAAATCGCTGTCCTCCAAAGCTTCACAACAAAACGTCGTGGACATTCAGAATCAACGGGTGATGGCGAACGTGAGGGAGAGACAGAGAACTCAGTCCCTGAACGAGGGGTTTTCTAGTCTGAGGAAAATAATTCCCACGCTACCATCTGACAAGTTGAGTAAGATTCAAACTCTAAAACTCGCCACTCGTTACATAGACTTTCTGTACCAGGTCCTGAGGACGGACGATTCAAGTGACAATTCAAACAAGATGGCGGCGTCGTGTAACTATGTCTCTGACGACCGCCTTAGTTACGCGTTCTCAGCGTGGAGGATGGAAGGAGCCTGGTCCATGCCAACCCACTGA